The following are from one region of the Nymphaea colorata isolate Beijing-Zhang1983 chromosome 7, ASM883128v2, whole genome shotgun sequence genome:
- the LOC116258128 gene encoding uncharacterized protein LOC116258128, with protein sequence MSFLAGRLASKEGSFFLQESKHAAARLAQRLPSPPSPSSSPPASSSSAAADVLPEVLRHSLPLKTDRPSSLSTLSAYSKWSLPNSSDPSSRRSLDAVNPLRAFVSLPPVTFGPRRWSLPNSDQSIPASTANELRRDKATNSDAKKLRAMAEGISQIGKAFVVATMIVFGAATITFAFAASQLDLQSNEDIKVKGKSLLQPKFEGVKACFTPLRTWVESISKHDTFDGPHGANEKPLIRELSKRYGRRVPE encoded by the exons aTGAGCTTCTTGGCGGGGCGATTGGCGAGCAAGGAGGGCTCCTTCTTCCTTCAGGAGTCCAAGCACGCTGCGGCTCGTCTCGCTCAGAGACTtccctctcctccttctccGTCGTCCTCCCCACCAGCTTCCTCCTCGTCGGCGGCCGCCGACGTCCTCCCTGAGGTCCTTCGCCACTCCCTCCCGTTGAAGACCGATCGGCCGTCCTCGCTGTCCACACTCTCTGCCTACTCCAAATGGTCGCTCCCCAATTCATCGGATCCTTCTTCTCGCCGTTCCCTGGACGCAGTGAACCCACTTCGTGCTTTCGTCTCCTTGCCGCCGGTTACTTTTGGCCCGAGAAG GTGGAGCTTGCCCAATTCTGATCAGTCAATTCCAGCCTCAACAGCGAACGAATTAAGGCGTGACAAGGCCACAAATAGTGATGCTAAGAAATTGAGGGCCATGGCTGAGGGAATTTCACAAA TTGGAAAAGCTTTTGTTGTTGCTACAATGATTGTTTTTGGGGCTGCAACTATCACATTTGCTTTTGCTGCCTCACAGTTAGACTTGCAATCT AACGAGGACATTAAGGTGAAAGGAAAAAGTCTCCTTCAGCCAAAGTTTGAAGGTGTTAAAGCATGCTTTACTCCACTTAGGACATGG GTTGAGAGCATCTCGAAGCATGATACTTTTGATGGGCCGCATGGTGCTAATGAGAAGCCTCTCATTAGGGAGCTTTCAAAAAGATATGGTCGGAGAGTTCCAGAGTGA
- the LOC116257198 gene encoding probable E3 ubiquitin-protein ligase RHC2A gives MGSLEPRSEEHGTASGTVHLKFQTMILFQTRGAEGGRQEGRSTETPAHLRLLNLFRSSVVVDRSSLQTREDVAQHVVRHFSDVRCERLVGWVGHVLGELWDFIQPGDRRTVVGPDESLVVVSTTTLTYQALRDEEWGVAGADDMTDALEEQLVEFFLAETEDLAAGDSLFAYEPPPAPASKASVDALERKKVDDQEEEISEQKMCVVCQDEVGRGDCLAKMPCSHEFHEGCILAWLKRAHSCPVCRLELPVDDDS, from the coding sequence ATGGGATCGCTGGAACCAAGATCTGAGGAGCATGGGACGGCTTCAGGAACGGTGCATTTGAAATTCCAAACGATGATCCTTTTCCAAACCAGAGGAGCTGAAGGTGGTCGTCAAGAAGGACGTTCAACGGAGACGCCGGCGCATCTTCGTCTTCTCAACTTGTTCAGAAGCTCCGTCGTCGTGGATCGGAGCAGCTTACAGACCCGAGAGGACGTGGCGCAGCACGTCGTGCGACACTTCTCCGATGTCCGGTGCGAGCGGCTGGTCGGGTGGGTCGGCCATGTTTTAGGAGAGCTGTGGGACTTCATCCAGCCGGGAGATCGCCGGACGGTGGTGGGACCCGACGAGTCTCTGGTGGTAGTGTCGACTACCACCTTGACTTATCAGGCGCTCAGGGACGAGGAGTGGGGGGTTGCCGGCGCCGATGATATGACTGACGCTTTGGAGGAGCAGTTGGTGGAGTTTTTTCTCGCGGAGACAGAGGATTTGGCTGCCGGCGATTCTCTGTTTGCTTATGAGCCGCCGCCGGCTCCTGCATCAAAGGCTTCGGTGGATGCCTTGGAGAGGAAGAAGGTCGACGACCAGGAGGAGGAGATTTCTGAGCAGAAGATGTGCGTGGTTTGCCAGGATGAAGTTGGCAGAGGAGACTGCTTAGCTAAGATGCCTTGCTCCCACGAGTTTCATGAAGGCTGCATCTTGGCATGGCTTAAACGAGCGCATTCTTGCCCAGTCTGTCGCTTAGAGCTGCCCGTTGACGATGACTCGTGA
- the LOC116257199 gene encoding E3 ubiquitin-protein ligase CIP8-like, protein MVHLHFQTRICSETGGAEGGGEVGGSTETPAVHVLRLFTSSVIVTRSSLRTREEVVEHVRRHFSDHECGLLLGWADHVAIEMCDLILQPGDGRAALSPGEVQTVSLTTTVTYHSMDSREDVDGDLEDPTEDMTEAQEEMDLADDLEELADDDALFAYEAVPAPASKASVDALERKKAEENGQNTCVVCQAEVGRGDCLARMPCSHEFHEGCILAWLRQAHSCPVCRHELPTDDY, encoded by the coding sequence ATGGTGCATCTGCATTTCCAGACAAGGATCTGTTCAGAAACCGGAGGAGCTGAAGGTGGTGGTGAAGTAGGTGGTTCAACGGAGACTCCGGCGGTTCATGTTCTCCGCTTGTTCACGAGCTCCGTCATCGTGACCCGCAGCAGCTTGCGGACACGAGAGGAAGTCGTGGAGCACGTCCGGCGACACTTCTCCGATCACGAGTGCGGGTTGCTTCTCGGTTGGGCCGACCATGTTGCAATTGAGATGTGCGACTTGATCCTGCAGCCGGGAGATGGCCGGGCGGCGTTGAGTCCCGGCGAGGTTCAGACGGTATCGTTGACTACCACCGTCACTTATCACTCAATGGACTCCCGGGAAGATGTTGACGGCGATTTGGAGGATCCGACAGAAGATATGACGGAAGCTCAGGAGGAGATGGATCTTGCCGACGATTTGGAGGAGTTGGCCGACGACGATGCTCTGTTTGCTTACGAGGCGGTGCCGGCCCCAGCGTCGAAGGCGTCCGTAGATGCCTTGGAGAGGAAGAAGGCGGAGGAAAATGGCCAGAATACGTGCGTGGTTTGCCAGGCTGAAGTTGGTAGAGGAGACTGCCTGGCTAGAATGCCTTGCTCCCATGAATTTCATGAAGGCTGCATCCTGGCATGGCTTCGACAAGCCCATTCTTGCCCTGTCTGTCGCCATGAGTTGCCGACTGATGATTATTGA
- the LOC116257200 gene encoding uncharacterized protein LOC116257200 — protein MCDLILQLGSGRAALSPGEVQMVSLTTTVTYHSEEVREDVDGDLEDPTEDMTDAQEEMDLADDLDELAAGDALFAYEAVPAPASKASVDALVRKKAEENGQNTCVVCQAEVGRGDCLARMPCSHEFHEGCILAWLRQAHSCPVCRHELPTDDY, from the coding sequence ATGTGCGACTTGATCCTGCAGCTGGGAAGTGGCCGGGCGGCGTTGAGTCCCGGCGAGGTTCAGATGGTATCATTGACTACCACCGTCACTTATCACTCAGAGGAAGTGCGGGAAGATGTTGACGGCGATTTGGAGGATCCAACCGAAGATATGACCGACGCTCAGGAGGAGATGGATCTTGCCGACGATTTGGATGAGTTGGCCGCCGGCGATGCTCTGTTTGCTTACGAGGCGGTGCCGGCCCCAGCGTCGAAGGCGTCCGTAGATGCCTTGGTGAGGAAGAAGGCGGAGGAGAATGGCCAGAATACGTGCGTGGTTTGCCAGGCTGAAGTTGGTAGAGGAGACTGCCTGGCTAGAATGCCTTGCTCCCATGAATTTCATGAAGGCTGCATCCTGGCATGGCTTCGACAAGCCCATTCTTGCCCTGTCTGTCGCCATGAGTTGCCGACTGATGATTATTGA